In Juglans microcarpa x Juglans regia isolate MS1-56 chromosome 4S, Jm3101_v1.0, whole genome shotgun sequence, a single window of DNA contains:
- the LOC121262658 gene encoding mitochondrial proton/calcium exchanger protein-like, with translation MASRAILQRKRSLFSPLNQSTCFIRGFPSFKLGQTSHLLGSIWVFDPPFPAADYRNEGDLSSVKKDELPGPLAAGFHRNNSCIIPILHCEIGSTYFFPSLGVQWISQCIHYTSTATAGQPKMASASNDENEQQASKKVKEASPEECDQAVEGLSTIKAKAKAKQMKEPPQSAEFLMKKVWTMLLGVGPALRAVASMSREDWAKKLHHWKDEFISTLQHYWLGTKLLWADVRISSRLLLKLAKGKNLSRRERQQLTRTTADIFRVVPVAVFIIVPFMEFLLPVFLKLFPNMLPSTFQDKMKEQEALKRRLNARIEYAKFLQDTVKEMAKEVQNSRSGEVKKTAEDLDEFINNFRRGGHVSNDEILGFAKLFNDELTLDNISRPRLVNMCKYMGISSYGTDAYLRFMLRKRLQQIKNDDKLIQAEGVDSLSEAELRQACRDRGMLGLLSLEEMQLQLRDWLDLSLNHSLPSSLLILSRAFSVSGKRPEEVVQEAISSLPDEVVDTVQVTTLPSEDTVSDRKRKLEFLEMQEELIKEEEEEEEEEEARMKESASSQKDVALEEMTMATAREASEQARVKTLEKVEQLCELSRALAVLASASSVSREREEFLRLVNKEIEMYNSMVEKEGTDGEEEARRAYKAVREDSDHAAEKAIGHKVSSALIERVDAMLHKLEKEIDDVDAKIGDRWRVLDRDYDGKVTPEEVASAAMYLKDTLGKEGIQELIGNLSKDKEGKILVEDIVRLGSETEDSDTAQTGKS, from the exons ATGGCTTCAAGAGCCATCTTGCAAAGGAAGAGAAGTCTCTTCAGCCCCCTGAACCAATCCACTTGCTTCATTCGAGGTTTCCCAAGTTTCAAGCTTGGACAAACATCTCATTTATTGGGTTCAATCTGGGTTTTTGATCCTCCATTTCCAGCTGCTGATTATAGAAATGAAGGAGATTTATCTTCAGTCAAAAAAGATGAATTACCAGGTCCTTTAGCAGCAGGCTTTCATAGGAATAACTCCTGCATAATTCCAATCTTACATTGTGAAATTGGAAGcacatatttttttccttctttgggAGTTCAATGGATTTCACAATGTATTCACTATACTTCTACTGCAACAGCCGGTCAACCTAAAATGGCTAGTGCTAGTAATGATGAAAATGAACAACAAGCTTCTAAAAAGGTAAAGGAAGCTTCACCAGAGGAGTGTGATCAAGCAGTTGAAGGTTTGAGTACCATTAAAGCCAAAGCAAAAGCTAAGCAGATGAAGGAACCGCCACAGAGCGCTGAATTTTTGATGAAGAAAGTATGGACCATGCTTCTAGGAGTTGGTCCTGCATTGAGAGCTGTTGCCTCCATGAGCAG GGAGGACTGGGCAAAGAAGCTTCATCATTGGAAGGATGAATTTATATCTACATTGCAGCACTATTGGTTGGGCACAAAACTACTTTGGGCTGATGTTAGGATCAGCTCAAGGTTATTGTTGAAGCTTGCAAAGGGAAAGAATCTTTCTAGAAGGGAGAGACAACAACTCACACGCACCACAGCTGATATTTTCAGGGTAGTTCCTGTTGCAGTCTTTATTATAGTTCCATTCATGGAGTTCTTGCTGCCAGTCTTCCTGAAATTATTTCCCAACATGTTACCATCAACCTTCCAGGACAAGATGAAAGAACAG GAGGCTTTGAAAAGAAGACTAAACGCAAGGATAGAATATGCAAAGTTTCTTCAGGACACAGTGAAAGAAATGGCAAAGGAAGTCCAAAACTCTCGTAGTGGAGAGGTTAAGAAGACAGCAGAAGATCTTGATGAGTTTATCAATAAT TTTAGAAGAGGTGGCCATGTTTCCAACGATGAAATTTTGGGCTTTGCCAAGTTATTCAATGATGAGCTTACTTTGGATAATATTAGCAG GCCTCGGTTAGTAAACATGTGCAAATATATGGGCATCAGCTCTTATGGAACTGATGCTTATCTGCGATTTATGCTTAGGAAAAGATTGCAACA GATCAAGAATGACGATAAGTTGATTCAAGCTGAGGGTGTGGATTCACTTTCAGAAGCAGAACTTCGTCAAGCCTGTAGAGATCGAGGAATGCTAGGATTATTATCGCTGGAGGAAATGCAGCTACAG CTGCGTGATTGGTTGGATTTGTCTCTCAACCACTCTCTTCCATCTTCCCTCTTGATTCTTTCTAG AGCCTTCTCAGTGTCTGGTAAAAGGCCTGAAGAAGTTGTTCAGGAGGCAATCTCCTCTCTGCCAGATGAGGTTGTGGATACTGTTCAAGTGACAACTTTGCCATCTGAAGATACTGTTTCAGACCGGAAGAGGAAGCTGGAATTCCTAGAAATGCAGGAAGAATTGATCAAG gaggaggaagaggaggaggaggaagaagaagccaGGATGAAGGAATCTGCTAGTAGCCAAAAGGATGTGGCTTTGGAAGAGATGACCATGGCAACGGCTAGAGAGGCAAGCGAACAGGCAAGAGTTAAAACATTGGAGAAAGTGGAGCAGCTTTGCGAGCTCAGTCGAGCATTGGCTGTTTTGGCTTCAGCATCT TCAGTAAGCAGGGAACGTGAAGAGTTCTTGCGACTTGTCAATAAGGAG ATAGAGATGTATAACAGCATGGTGGAGAAAGAAGGTACAGATGGTGAAGAAGAAGCTAGGAGAGCATACAAAGCTGTTAGGGAGGACAGTGACCATGCTGCTGAGAAAGCTATAGGTCACAAGGTTTCTTCAGCACTTATAGAGAGG GTGGATGCTATGCTTCACAAGCTTGAAAAGGAAATTGATGATGTTGATGCAAAAATTGGAGACCGTTGGCGGGTGCTTGACAG GGACTATGATGGGAAAGTGACACCTGAGGAGGTTGCATCTGCTGCGATGTACCTCAAGGACACCTTGGGCAAGGAGGGTATTCAGGAACTTATCGGCAATCTTTCCAAGGATAAAG AAGGGAAGATCCTGGTTGAAGACATTGTTAGATTAGGCAGCGAAACAGAAGATTCTGATACTGCCCAAACAGGGAAATCATAG